The following are encoded together in the Tetrapisispora phaffii CBS 4417 chromosome 5, complete genome genome:
- the FEN2 gene encoding Fen2p (similar to Saccharomyces cerevisiae FEN2 (YCR028C); ancestral locus Anc_1.155), protein MNEIEFVKKDDQFKVYIDKDDGRDYNENEPVLVTKPINKRKVLIKIDLFVLSFVCLQYWINYVDRVGFTNAYVSGMKEDLNMEGNDITIVGVCFTVGYVIGMLPNNLILLVVSPRIWLSFCTFAWGVLTLSMYKVTSYKQCCAIRFFQAIFESCTFSGTHLILGMWYKEKELPIRTAIFTSSGLVGSIFSGFIQTGIHDSLNGAHGLEGWRWLFIIDFCITIPIALYGLVFFPGIPDHNSISGRFSMTKYIFNQEELDYARRRLPKRDESTSLDWSVIPRVLGRWHWWLFSFVWILGGENISFSSNSLFALWLLDQNYSLSQKNNYPSGIYAVGILSTMAAAAYLSYIKRAKHWHVALVIATLLCVVAIMIRANPLNAAIMFTAQYLAGVAYAGQAVFFTWANIICHNDLQERAIVLASMNMFSGAVNAWWSILFYSATTVPHFRKGCYALIATSVASGIVSIVIRKLQIKELNERQELPFVNPNDAIAEEYEGEDITDSLDDHSLDNTC, encoded by the coding sequence ATGAATGAGATCGAGTTTGTAAAGAAGGACGATCAATTCAAGGTATACATTGATAAAGATGATGGAAGGGATTACAATGAAAATGAGCCTGTATTGGTAACGAAACCTATAAATAAGAGAAAAGTGTTGATTAAGATTGATCTTTTTGTGTTGTCATTTGTTTGCCTACAATATTGGATTAATTATGTAGATCGTGTTGGTTTTACAAATGCTTATGTTTCTGGTATGAAAGAAGACTTGAACATGGAAGGGAATGATATAACTATTGTAGGGGTTTGCTTTACTGTTGGGTATGTCATTGGGATGTTACCTAACAATCTGATACTTTTGGTAGTGTCTCCCAGAATTTGGTTAAGTTTTTGTACTTTTGCTTGGGGTGTTTTGACATTGTCAATGTACAAAGTTACATCATATAAACAATGCTGTGCTATAAGATTTTTCCAAGCTATTTTTGAAAGTTGTACATTCTCTGGTACTCATTTAATCTTAGGTATGTGGTACAAAGAAAAGGAACTTCCAATAAGAACTGCTATATTCACAAGCAGTGGTCTAGTGGGTTCAATATTTAGTGGGTTTATTCAGACCGGTATTCATGATAGCTTAAATGGAGCCCATGGATTAGAAGGTTGGAGATGGTTATTTATTATCGATTTCTGCATCACCATCCCAATCGCTCTTTATGGACTTGTCTTCTTTCCAGGTATTCCTGATCATAATAGTATATCTGGACGATTTTCTATgacaaaatatatatttaatcaagaagaattagaCTATGCTAGAAGAAGATTGCCAAAAAGAGATGAAAGCACTTCGTTAGACTGGAGTGTTATTCCAAGAGTTCTTGGCAGATGGCATTGGTGGTTGTTTTCGTTTGTATGGATACTAGGAGGTGAAAATATTAGTTTCTCATCCAACTCATTATTTGCATTATGGTTACTAGACCaaaattattcattatcacaaaaaaacaattatcCGTCAGGAATTTATGCTGTTGGTATACTATCCACAATGGCAGCAGCAGCTTACTTAAGTTATATCAAAAGGGCTAAACATTGGCACGTTGCTTTAGTGATAGCTACGTTACTGTGTGTTGTGGCTATTATGATCCGAGCAAATCCTCTGAATGCGGCTATTATGTTTACAGCTCAATACCTAGCTGGCGTTGCCTATGCTGGCCAAGCAGTATTTTTTACATGGGCCAATATCATATGTCATAATGACCTACAAGAACGTGCTATTGTTTTAGCTTCCATGAATATGTTTTCTGGTGCAGTGAATGCTTGGTGGTCAATCTTGTTCTACTCTGCAACGACAGTCCCTCATTTTCGCAAAGGATGTTATGCATTGATAGCAACATCGGTCGCAAGTGGTATTGTATCGATAGTGATAAGAAAACTGCAAATTAAGGAATTGAATGAGAGACAGGAACTTCCTTTCGTCAATCCAAACGATGCAATTGCTGAAGAATACGAAGGGGAAGATATCACCGATTCATTAGATGATCATTCTCTTGACAATACTTGTTAA
- the RIM1 gene encoding Rim1p (similar to Saccharomyces cerevisiae RIM1 (YCR028C-A); ancestral locus Anc_1.153): MFLRAQTRSFHATAKKMDFSKMSIIGRVGTEFTESTSANNTTYMRYSIASQPRKDGPTNWYQVTVFSQPQMNFLKEYVKKGALVYVEADAANYSYEREDGTKNTSLSLIQRDFNLLRNPKPVEDQGE, translated from the coding sequence ATGTTTTTACGTGCCCAAACTCGTTCTTTCCATGCCACTGCCAAGAAGATGGATTTCTCCAAGATGTCTATTATTGGCAGAGTCGGTACTGAGTTCACTGAATCCACTTCAGCTAACAACACCACTTACATGAGATACAGTATTGCCTCCCAACCAAGAAAGGATGGTCCAACCAATTGGTACCAAGTCACTGTATTTAGCCAACCACAAATGAACTTCTTAAAGGAGTACGTTAAGAAAGGTGCTCTAGTTTACGTCGAAGCCGATGCTGCGAACTACTCATACGAAAGAGAAGACGGTACTAAGAACACTAGTCTAAGTTTAATTCAAAGAGATTTCAACTTATTGAGAAATCCTAAGCCAGTTGAAGACCAAGGAGAATAA
- the ATG36 gene encoding Atg36p (similar to Saccharomyces cerevisiae YJL185C; ancestral locus Anc_1.152), which translates to MSYGALRKYSGSRPAVQATFESSNEKSLIWDSEDNIYVHSGCEDADLASLQVTRVLNNPGSPNGMESPTLSVSVSARGTTESSQNICLSSNNYDLINDNGRSSFDQYSILSLSSSFGLHTTSRGQNSDSDKESSAAGLISIPKIEEKSSFTKKYKIIDDWCLNNELKFSHSNNNDHLVNINSNCTSEGNNRKKQEYTVSIFPSNSHHLHDSDLYTQLREIQILHIKNFIKGMVPILRNFNSEINNGSINSVQYPIKYSSIPSVFSERDLLLFYSFKYDELNRKADNILQFREELFESRSNMSNINSDRSI; encoded by the coding sequence ATGTCGTATGGAGCTTTAAGAAAGTATTCAGGTTCACGGCCGGCTGTGCAGGCCACATTCGAATCTTCAAATGAGAAGTCACTTATTTGGGATTCGGAAGATAACATATATGTCCATTCAGGTTGTGAGGATGCGGATTTAGCGTCTTTGCAAGTCACCAGGGTTCTTAACAATCCAGGATCGCCAAATGGCATGGAATCACCTACATTGAGTGTATCGGTTTCAGCAAGGGGTACCACAGAGTCAAGTCAGAATATTTGTCTCTCGAGCAATAATTAcgatttaataaatgataaCGGGAGGAGCAGCTTTGACCAGTATAGTATATTGTCGTTATCAAGCTCGTTTGGGCTACACACAACTTCAAGAGGGCAGAACAGCGACAGTGATAAGGAATCCTCTGCAGCAGGGTTGATTTCAATCCCAAAGATAGAAGAAAAGAGCTCTTTTACTAAGAAGTACAAAATCATCGATGACTGGTGTTTGAATAATGAACTTAAATTTTCCCACTCCAATAACAATGATCATTTGGTAAACATCAATAGCAATTGTACCTCAGAAGGAAATAACAGAAAGAAGCAGGAATATACCGTTTCTATATTCCCTTCAAATTCACATCACCTTCACGACTCGGATTTGTATACACAACTAAgagaaattcaaatattacaTATCAAGAATTTCATTAAAGGCATGGTACCTATTCTAAGAAACTTCAATAGTGAGATTAACAATGGCTCTATAAATTCAGTACAATACCCTATCAAATACAGTAGTATACCTTCAGTATTCTCAGAAAGAGATTTGCTATTATTCTACTCATTTAAGTATGACGAACTAAACAGAAAGGcagataatatattacaatttaGAGAGGAACTCTTTGAATCACGTAGTAATATGTCGAATATAAATTCTGACCGTTccatataa
- the SYP1 gene encoding Syp1p (similar to Saccharomyces cerevisiae SYP1 (YCR030C); ancestral locus Anc_1.151), protein MTERAVYSSTLLVGKDPYESTEAVRIRLSEAKLINKNFFVALKEISDLQTSYNQRLRKIITQNENLGNILSKQLLTSQILTEEESRKYTFNSIGEVQQLWDVLIQGLKDNLDAHTQLQLVLQHDVISVLKNNTETDSNWAETRKLHSRLSQAASVIDYYNNTPNASGNPQEAMDQWGSESPYLFDTFEKVDFDRLQTLKNCLLKYQTSYSDYFLSSTKNCENGMATLLSFDPETEINRFADEAMKFNFKMSDPKALNSTKQKAYAQEASPSKKEKRRSTFGNISHRLTSNSTVLHHDLMNDEFSDSNNNVSLKSKKSGSLKSKVGSIFGRNKLKNKKSQNLGGLKEASIPEQASSGSSIRTPSRTSTRNPVPRPSDTQPPLPREQYEKYQAAENSTPSNNYTPPANTYEAPTNNYTAVSNSSDWQQEHLPSNQQVNTPPTSPAEVPSHTQEKETQNFNEKPLPEEPTPQNSPSVSSRPLHIQAPSIPPSRKQNRDSVLGNDPFASEVLPHEEVSAPNVADSNRVSVLLSQVTPGLQALDPQTTGTSTTISGQSIFQHESAGEIKSGLNASVAEVINARFRDGILESSQLVGELALVYAKDPAQELPIGVNLKIENGDKFEKVILNQAFMEKVSPEEYKVNPIFINSRTLGAIKYSISNPVVPIIIQPVWKFEAHQASVILTVKMSPTISNTIQSVTLNDFSVHVTIDGAETTNALSKPQGSFNKDKKRISWKFKQPLVLTRQNEERLIARFMTEGTAYQTSKSVLTKFTILKSGEFGGSLNLFSQESNEENPFGGAWEVIEATKTLTAGNYIGLST, encoded by the coding sequence ATGACGGAAAGAGCTGTATATTCATCTACCTTATTGGTTGGAAAGGATCCATATGAATCGACTGAAGCCGTCAGAATCAGATTATCTGAAGcaaaattgattaataaaaatttctttgtcgctttaaaagaaatatctGATTTGCAAACTAGTTATAATCAAAGACTTCGTAAAATTATTActcaaaatgaaaatttaggtaatatattatctaaaCAATTATTAACCAGCCAAATTTTAACTGAAGAAGAGTCTAGaaaatatacttttaattcaattggTGAGGTTCAACAATTGTGGGATGTATTAATCCAAGGTTTGAAGGATAACCTTGATGCTCATACTCAATTACAATTAGTCTTGCAACATGATGTAATATCTGTTCTTAAGAACAACACAGAGACTGACTCTAATTGGGCGGAAACTAGAAAATTACATTCTAGATTAAGCCAAGCTGCATCTGTTATTGACTATTATAACAATACTCCAAATGCTAGTGGTAATCCACAAGAAGCAATGGATCAATGGGGCTCTGAAAGTCCATATTTATTCGATACTTTTGAAAAGGTCGATTTTGATCGTCTACAAACTCTAAAGAACTGTTTGTTAAAATACCAAACTAGTTATAGCGATTATTTCTTATCATCAACAAAGAACTGTGAAAACGGTATGGCTACTTTACTTTCTTTCGATCCAGAAACCGAAATTAATCGTTTCGCAGATGAAGCTatgaaatttaattttaagatGTCTGATCCTAAAGCTCTAAATTCAACCAAACAAAAAGCATATGCTCAAGAAGCTTCTCCAAGCAAAAAGGAAAAGAGAAGAAGTACTTTCGGTAACATTAGTCATAGACTAACGTCTAATTCTACTGTATTACACCATGATCTAATGAACGATGAATTCTCTGACTCAAACAATAATGTTTCTTTGAAGAGTAAGAAATCAGGAAGTTTGAAATCTAAGGTTGGATCCATATTCGGtagaaataaattgaagaataaGAAATCACAGAACTTGGGTGGATTAAAGGAAGCTTCAATTCCGGAGCAAGCTTCTAGCGGATCTTCGATAAGAACTCCCTCTAGAACAAGCACCAGAAATCCTGTTCCTAGACCTTCTGACACTCAACCACCTTTACCAAGAGAACAATATGAAAAGTATCAAGCAGCTGAAAATTCAACACCATCTAATAACTATACACCACCAGCCAATACTTACGAAGCTCCAACTAACAATTATACAGCAGTGTCAAACAGCTCTGATTGGCAACAAGAACACTTGCCATCCAATCAACAAGTAAACACACCTCCAACTTCCCCTGCTGAAGTTCCATCTCATACtcaagaaaaagaaactcaaaactttaatgaaaaacCATTACCAGAAGAACCAACTCCGCAAAACTCTCCTTCAGTGAGTTCAAGACCTTTACATATCCAAGCGCCAAGTATCCCACCATCTAGAAAACAAAACCGTGATTCGGTATTAGGAAACGATCCATTTGCTTCTGAAGTATTACCCCATGAAGAAGTTTCTGCTCCAAATGTAGCAGATTCCAATCGGGTTTCAGTATTATTATCACAAGTTACTCCTGGTTTACAAGCTTTGGATCCTCAAACAACAGGTACCTCTACTACTATATCAGGTCAATCAATCTTTCAACATGAAAGTGCAGGCGAGATTAAAAGTGGTTTGAATGCAAGTGTTGCTGAAGTCATAAATGCTAGATTCCGAGATGGTATTTTGGAATCATCTCAACTAGTTGGTGAATTAGCTTTAGTATATGCCAAGGATCCAGCCCAAGAATTACCAATAGGTGTAAActtaaaaattgaaaatggtgacaaatttgaaaaggTTATTTTAAACCAAGCGTTTATGGAAAAGGTATCTCCTGAAGAATATAAAGTAAACCctatttttatcaattctAGAACTTTGGGTGCGATTAAGTATTCTATCAGTAACCCAGTAGTCCCAATTATTATCCAACCAGTATGGAAATTTGAAGCACATCAAGCAAGTGTAATATTGACCGTGAAAATGTCACCAACTATTTCGAACACAATTCAATCTGTTACATTGAATGACTTTTCAGTTCACGTTACCATCGACGGTGCGGAAACCACAAATGCTTTATCTAAGCCACAAggttcatttaataaagataaaaagaGAATTTCGTGGAAATTTAAACAACCATTAGTTCTAACAAGACAGAATGAAGAAAGACTAATAGCAAGATTCATGACCGAAGGTACCGCATACCAAACATCTAAGAGTGTTCTGACCAAATTCACCATTTTAAAGAGTGGAGAATTTGGTGGTTCCCTAAACTTATTTTCTCAGGAAtctaatgaagaaaatcCATTTGGAGGTGCCTGGGAAGTAATTGAAGCAACAAAGACTTTAACTGCTGGTAATTATATAGGGTTATCAACATAA
- the MNN5 gene encoding alpha-1,2-mannosyltransferase MNN5 (similar to Saccharomyces cerevisiae MNN5 (YJL186W); ancestral locus Anc_1.150), with the protein MAGFQLTKFRIPLSLKSRTNRRLNVILGLLSLCFFSLFWFPTLTSINGDFSTQSEFGTPVVSEYSAKHGGLSYAPKTFNNIGNMNGYFANAKIKNVHDFYYKLFNAISKARPVTPPKDKMAAYRKEGCKIKDVASYDKKENFSLLSYSNLDECFKLSDSQTKDLQVNHERFVNFIDTDIAEMDPAIKEQLWPNEKGIVIVGGGKFSIISINTIKAIRERGSTLPIEVIIPRSSVPEEEYCNRFLPSFNAKCVYLDDTLPNEFKERLTLKKYQYKSFALLVSSFKNVLYIDADNIPLVNLDNIFDSKAYKDNGLITWPDIWRRVTAPAYYKIANINYNLDNRVRYMADDVTPTSYYDNIVNPGNNYKLRRTPFHDFEGTLPDLTSESGQLMVNKETHFRTLLLAFYYNYYGPRWYYTIFSQGTSGEGDKETFLAAAHALGEPYYQVKSTIEFDGYFDHKDGFQGIGLYQKDFNKDYENYLAAKAKVEKDKKYGEYNPNYDFDADFEKALMNPPGNEVEAMFIHVSFHKFDPHNLAKNKRYILQGKQYRVFSKFKNLRNWDLELEANRNMHFYLCTDNAVEFIFYKDLQGKDSWKDMCNYLSERVEYLASTHDAALSGELKIGQPPYVEEPKEEPKEEEKPVAEGETKNQEAKNEEAKNEETKKDETKKDETKKDETKKDETKKEEEVKKEEPKKEEPKKEEPKKEEANKK; encoded by the coding sequence ATGGCTGGTTTTCAACTGACTAAATTTCGGATCCCTCTCTCTTTAAAGAGTAGGACTAATAGACGACTAAACGTTATTCTTGGTTTATTATCGTTATGTTTCTTCTCATTGTTTTGGTTCCCAACGTTAACTTCCATCAATGGTGATTTCTCAACTCAATCTGAGTTTGGCACTCCTGTAGTAAGTGAATACAGTGCAAAACATGGTGGTTTAAGCTATGCTCCAAAGACTTTCAACAATATTGGCAACATGAACGGTTACTTTGCTAACGCAAAGATCAAGAACGTACACGATTTTTACTATAAGTTATTCAATGCAATTAGTAAAGCTAGACCTGTCACACCTCCAAAGGACAAGATGGCTGCCTATAGAAAAGAGGGATGTAAGATAAAGGATGTTGCTTCTTATGATAAAAAGGAAAATTTTTCCTTGTTATCTTATTCTAACCTAGATGAGTGTTTCAAATTATCCGATTCTCAAACCAAAGATTTGCAAGTCAACCATGAACGTTTTGTTAATTTCATCGACACTGACATTGCTGAAATGGACCCAGCTATTAAAGAGCAACTGTGGCCTAATGAAAAAGGTATTGTCATAGTCGGTGGTGGCAAATTTTCTATCATCAGTATTAACACAATCAAAGCTATAAGAGAAAGAGGTTCTACTTTACCAATTGAAGTTATTATCCCAAGAAGTAGTGTCCCTGAGGAGGAATACTGTAACAGATTCTTACCTTCTTTCAATGCCAAGTGTGTTTATCTTGATGATACCCTACCAAATGAATTTAAGGAGAGATTaactttaaagaaataCCAATACAAATCATTTGCTTTATTAGTGTCTTCGTTCAAGAATGTCTTATATATTGATGCTGATAACATTCCATTAGTGAACCtggataatatttttgattcaaaGGCTTATAAAGATAATGGATTAATCACATGGCCAGATATTTGGAGACGTGTCACTGCTCCTGCCTATTATAAAATTGCAAACATCAACTACAATTTGGATAACAGAGTACGTTATATGGCCGATGACGTTACGCCAACTTCTTATTACGATAACATTGTGAATCCTGGTAATAATTATAAGTTAAGAAGAACTCCATTCCACGATTTTGAAGGTACTTTACCTGATTTAACCTCTGAGTCTGGCCAATTGATGGTTAACAAAGAAACTCATTTTAGAACTTTGTTATTAGCTTTTTACTACAATTACTATGGCCCAAGGTGGTATTACACCATTTTCTCTCAAGGTACTTCTGGTGAAGGTGACAAGGAAACGTTCTTAGCAGCTGCTCATGCATTAGGTGAACCATACTATCAAGTTAAAAGTACCATTGAATTTGATGGCTATTTTGATCATAAGGATGGATTTCAAGGTATTGGTTTATACCAAAAGGACTTTAACAAAGATTATGAGAATTATCTCGCTGCAAAGGCTAAAGTCGAAAAGGACAAGAAATATGGTGAATATAATCCTAACTATGACTTTGATGCTGACTTTGAAAAAGCTTTGATGAACCCACCTGGCAACGAAGTAGAGGCGATGTTTATTCACGTCAGTTTCCACAAATTTGACCCACATAACTTGgctaaaaataaaagatatattcTACAAGGTAAACAATACAGAGTTTTCTCTAAATTCAAGAACTTACGCAATTGGGATTTGGAATTAGAAGCTAATAGGAATATGCATTTTTACTTATGCACTGATAATGCTGTTGaatttatcttttataAAGATCTACAAGGTAAAGATTCATGGAAAGATATGTGTAACTACTTATCTGAAAGAGTAGAATACTTAGCTAGTACCCATGATGCTGCATTATCTGGTGAGTTGAAGATTGGTCAACCTCCATACGTTGAAGAGCCAAAGGAAGAGCCAaaggaagaagaaaaacCAGTAGCTGAAGGAGAAACAAAAAACCAAGAAGCTAAGAATGAAGAAGCTAAGAATGAAGAAACAAAGAAGGACGAGACAAAGAAGGACGAAACGAAGAAGGACGAGACAAAGAAGGACGAAACGAAGAAGGAGGAGGAAGTGAAGAAGGAAGAACCTAAGAAGGAAGAACCTAAGAAGGAAGAACCTAAGAAGGAAGAggcaaataaaaaataa
- the TPHA0E03490 gene encoding 40S ribosomal protein uS11 (similar to Saccharomyces cerevisiae RPS14A (YCR031C) and RPS14B (YJL191W); ancestral locus Anc_1.146) → MAQARDNSQVFGVARIFASFNDTFVHVTDLSGKETIARVTGGMKVKADRDESSPYAAMLAAQDVAVKCKEVGITAVHIKIRATGGTRSKTPGPGGQAALRALARSGLRIGRIEDVTPVPSDSTRKKGGRRGRRL, encoded by the coding sequence ATGGCTCAAGCTCGTGATAACTCCCAAGTTTTTGGTGTTGCTAGAATCTTTGCTTCTTTCAACGATACCTTCGTTCATGTTACCGATTTATCTGGTAAGGAAACCATTGCCAGAGTCACTGGTGGTATGAAGGTCAAGGCTGACAGAGATGAATCCTCTCCATACGCTGCTATGTTAGCTGCCCAAGACGTCGCTGTCAAGTGTAAGGAAGTCGGTATCACTGCCGTCCACATCAAAATCAGAGCTACTGGTGGTACCAGATCCAAGACCCCAGGTCCAGGTGGTCAAGCTGCTTTAAGAGCTTTAGCCAGATCTGGTTTAAGAATTGGTCGTATTGAAGATGTCACCCCAGTTCCATCCGATTCTACTAGAAAGAAGGGTGGTAGAAGAGGTAGAAGATTAtga
- the SOP4 gene encoding Sop4p (similar to Saccharomyces cerevisiae SOP4 (YJL192C); ancestral locus Anc_1.145), with protein MKVKSSTDKSMIIINCFIYFILNVSYVFASASIKGKVDLRPKSLTISDISRITLTLHQIYNYKNDNITISDTKDSYYASTKIINTSGDFKFDNLPLIKGFNKTTYFVLHSNSLDYNLRPNRVLYKFVSLDEDANKFNVTAYQNLLGREYFPSPEIAYPENLLEINADPYLNITYVRNAPMRLYYQHRKPSFLETGIIGNILSSRWKTAAVVTALCLAIFPLVAEKLDPETTRLIKEEALKKQREKYQS; from the coding sequence ATGAAAGTCAAGTCTTCGACAGATAAGAGtatgattataataaattgtttcatttactttattttgaatgttTCTTACGTCTTTGCATCTGCATCGATTAAGGGCAAGGTTGATTTAAGACCAAAATCTTTAACTATATCTGACATATCAAGAATAACTTTGACTTTACATCAAATTTATAACTATAAGAATGATAACATTACAATAAGTGACACCAAGGATTCTTATTATGCGTCAACGAAAATTATAAACACGAGCGGTGActtcaaatttgataacTTACCATTAATCAAAGGTTTTAACAAGACTACATATTTTGTGCTCCATTCAAACTCGTTGGACTATAATCTGAGGCCAAACAGAGTTCTTTATAAGTTTGTTTCTCTCGACGAGGATGCAAACAAGTTCAATGTCACAGCCTATCAAAATCTTTTAGGTAGAGAATATTTCCCATCACCTGAAATTGCGTATCCTGAAAATTTACTTGAGATTAATGCAGACCCTTACCTTAATATCACATACGTGAGAAACGCTCCAATGAGGCTATATTATCAACACAGAAAACCAAGTTTCCTGGAGACAGGCATAATAGGTAATATATTGAGTTCTCGTTGGAAAACTGCTGCAGTGGTCACTGCATTGTGTTTGGCAATTTTCCCATTGGTGGCAGAAAAACTTGATCCAGAGACTACGAGATTGATAAAAGAAGAGGCATTGAAGAAGCAAAGGGAGAAATACCAATCATGA